A portion of the Celeribacter baekdonensis genome contains these proteins:
- the rpsP gene encoding 30S ribosomal protein S16 translates to MAVKLRLARRGAKKRPFYWIVSADSRSPRDGKFIEKLGTYDPMLKPSNRVELDLDRVSFWLECGAQPTDRVARILADAGLIKKKQRFNPQKGAPKKRAQEKGGEIRANPFVKQAELTDAELQGIKSTLAGLVR, encoded by the coding sequence TTGGCAGTGAAACTTCGACTTGCAAGAAGAGGGGCGAAAAAAAGGCCGTTCTATTGGATTGTATCAGCTGATAGCAGAAGTCCCCGCGACGGAAAGTTCATTGAAAAGTTGGGTACCTATGATCCAATGTTGAAACCTTCGAATAGGGTTGAGTTGGATCTGGACCGTGTATCATTTTGGTTGGAGTGCGGGGCGCAACCAACCGACCGAGTTGCCCGCATTTTGGCTGATGCAGGCTTGATTAAGAAAAAGCAGCGATTTAACCCGCAAAAGGGTGCTCCTAAAAAGAGAGCTCAGGAAAAAGGCGGCGAGATCCGCGCAAATCCCTTTGTGAAACAAGCCGAACTTACAGACGCTGAGCTACAAGGAATAAAAAGCACTTTAGCTGGTTTGGTTAGGTAG
- a CDS encoding DNA gyrase inhibitor YacG — translation MSCPICKGEAVTKYRPFCSKRCADIDLGRWMNGTYTVPSGREEDPEEIAEALDEMLRTSEANEAKKHHS, via the coding sequence ATGAGCTGTCCGATCTGCAAAGGCGAGGCGGTCACCAAATACCGCCCGTTTTGCTCCAAACGCTGCGCCGACATCGACCTTGGCCGCTGGATGAATGGCACCTATACCGTCCCCTCAGGGCGCGAGGAAGACCCCGAAGAAATTGCCGAAGCCTTGGACGAGATGCTGCGGACTTCTGAGGCGAATGAGGCCAAAAAGCATCACTCATAA
- a CDS encoding ribonuclease E/G, with translation MIGSVIALGEINGQKAAAWIVDGRLEDLIVDAGEDAPPAPGAIFRAKGGRSLKGMGGALLDLPNGEQAYLRGNKGLKPGAPMLVQVSHIAEPGKAVPVLTRLLFKSKYAIITPEAPGLNISRQISDDEALIRLHELASEGMDGADETLGLILRSACEGAVDEAVAEDISAMRALAEAVLADLPGAPELLVDGPDAWEVAWRDWPEADVLDDSEQALDNHGVHELIDAALDPRVPLKSGASAYIEPTRALVAIDVNTGGDFSPAAGTKANIALARDLPRQLRLRGLAGQITIDLAPMPKKDRLPFEQALKAAFKSDGNDTVLAGWTPLGHFEIQKKRTRVPLTQVLA, from the coding sequence ATGATTGGCAGTGTGATTGCGCTTGGCGAGATCAACGGACAAAAGGCCGCCGCATGGATTGTGGACGGTCGGTTGGAAGACCTGATCGTCGATGCGGGCGAAGACGCCCCTCCTGCTCCCGGTGCGATTTTTCGCGCCAAAGGCGGTCGGTCTTTAAAAGGCATGGGCGGTGCATTGTTGGACCTGCCGAATGGCGAACAGGCCTATCTGCGGGGCAACAAGGGCCTCAAACCCGGCGCGCCGATGTTGGTCCAAGTCAGCCATATTGCCGAACCCGGCAAGGCCGTGCCGGTGCTGACGCGGCTGTTGTTCAAATCGAAATATGCGATCATCACGCCGGAGGCCCCCGGCCTGAACATCTCGCGCCAAATCTCGGATGACGAGGCGCTGATCCGGCTGCATGAACTGGCCTCCGAGGGCATGGATGGTGCGGATGAGACGCTTGGCTTGATCCTGCGCTCTGCCTGTGAAGGTGCCGTGGACGAGGCCGTTGCCGAAGACATCTCTGCCATGCGCGCGCTGGCCGAGGCCGTTCTGGCGGACCTGCCCGGCGCGCCCGAATTGCTGGTCGATGGGCCGGATGCCTGGGAGGTCGCTTGGCGGGATTGGCCCGAGGCTGACGTGTTGGACGACAGCGAACAGGCGCTCGACAATCACGGCGTACATGAATTGATTGACGCAGCACTTGACCCACGCGTCCCGCTCAAATCCGGCGCGTCGGCCTATATCGAACCGACCCGCGCTCTGGTCGCGATTGACGTGAACACCGGCGGCGACTTCTCTCCTGCGGCGGGCACCAAAGCCAATATCGCTCTTGCCCGCGACTTGCCGCGGCAACTTCGCCTGCGCGGATTGGCCGGGCAGATCACCATTGATTTGGCCCCGATGCCTAAAAAAGACCGTCTGCCATTTGAGCAAGCCCTCAAAGCCGCATTCAAATCCGATGGCAATGACACGGTTTTGGCCGGATGGACCCCGCTGGGCCATTTCGAAATCCAAAAGAAACGCACCCGCGTGCCGCTGACACAGGTGCTCGCATGA